A genomic region of Metopolophium dirhodum isolate CAU chromosome 1, ASM1992520v1, whole genome shotgun sequence contains the following coding sequences:
- the LOC132953714 gene encoding zinc finger protein ZFP2-like, whose protein sequence is MEMKLYPCDVCDKWFSTSSTLTAHKRTHTGEKPYACDICDKSFSVSSNLTAHKRTHTGEKPYACDICDKSFSVSGSLTRHRHTHTGEKPYACDVCDKSFRQSGQLKIHCRMHTGEKPYACDVCDKSFSESGKLTIHRRTHTGEKPYACDVCDKSFNESGSLKKHRFTHTGEKPHVCDICHKSFTLSRNVTLHKRTHKGYIK, encoded by the coding sequence ATGGAAATGAAACTTTATCCGTGCGATGTATGTGACAAGTGGTTCTCTACAAGTAGTACTTTGACGGCACACAAGCgaacacacactggcgaaaaaccgTACGCATGCGATATATGCGACAAGTCGTTCTCCGTAAGTAGCAATTTGACGGCACACAAGCGAACACATACTGGCGAAAAACCGTACGCGTGCGATATATGCGACAAGTCGTTTTCTGTAAGTGGAAGTTTGACAAGACATCGGCACACACACACGGGTGAAAAACCGTACGCGTGTGATGTGTGCGACAAGTCGTTTAGGCAAAGTGGTCAGTTGAAGATACATTGTCGCATGCACACTGGTGAAAAACCGTACGCGTGTGATGTATGTGACAAGTCATTCAGTGAAAGTGGTAAATTGACGATACATCGACGCACgcacactggcgaaaaaccgTACGCGTGCGATGTCTGTGACAAGTCATTCAATGAAAGTGGAAGTTTGAAAAAACATAGATtcacacacactggcgaaaaaccaCACGTGTGCGATATATGCCACAAGTCGTTCACTTTGAGCAGAAATGTGACATTACACAAACGGACGCACAAgggatatataaaataa